The Anomalospiza imberbis isolate Cuckoo-Finch-1a 21T00152 chromosome 2, ASM3175350v1, whole genome shotgun sequence nucleotide sequence ATGTAATGTGCTCAGGGGCAAAATAAAAAGTcaaatccctggaagtgttcaatgccaggctggatggggccctgagcaacctggtctagtgaaaggtgtccctgcccagggtaGGGGAtttggaaccagatgatctttaaggtcccttccaacccaaacagtGCCATGAGTCTGTGATTCTGAAAGAAATTAAGTCCCCTACAGGGTGTCATACTATATTCCGGTCCACATCCACAGGCATTTGGGATTCTGTGTATATATTAAAATAGCTGTTCTGGAACTGACTGGGGAGAAAGCACTTCCAGACTAGGCAGCAGCATCTATCCCTTTGTAACCATCTCTGGTGTTGGTTTACttctgatttcttttaaaatgtgcatGATATTTTTAAGATGGCACATATGGGAAAACATCCAGGCAAGATGGCTAAAGCTACATGAAATAGGCTTTAAGGTCATGGGTGGTATGGATGAAAAATGTGTTACTCTCCAGGCCAGGTGGAAGAGGATGACTCCCTTGTTGGGACTTCTGAGAACTGAACATACATTATATGGGCAGTCAACAGCTACTGTTCACAGCTCTTCTTGTCAATTTGCACTGGGGTTAGACTTCAGGCAGCAACCTAAGTGTGAAAAGCTTCATACCCAATTGCTAATCTCCAAATTAGACAGTGTATTCCCCCTGATAAAATGAAGATTCTTTTAAATCAAAAAATGTTAAGTGTCCCTTATCACACATATGCAGAATTTTACTGTGTGGGAGTATTTTGAGGGTCTGTATGTTGCACATTACCATTTTCCCTTCTGTGTTATGGAAGGAAGTGCAATTCTAGTTCCAGCTGGAATGTGTATATGAATAAATGGTTTTTGTTATGGTGCTCAGAGCAGGTAGGAAGACATGGGATTTTCTTTCATCATTCCTTGTTCCTGAatcttttattttgtcttgCAGGACAGAGGAAGTTCCCACAGTGGAAGAAGCATAGTCATTTAATGTCAATACTGGAAGAACTAAGATTCCCACTGGACTCCTCCAGTTTTTCTACTATTTAGGTTGTCGTGGCTGCTTTTGACTGAGCAGATAAACAGCAATAAAAGTTAGGCTAAGTTCTAATGGGCTGAGTTTTGTTGAAAACCTTCTAGTAGAAACAGCAGATTTTTTAAGTAAACAGTGTATTCTCAGTCTTTAAAGAGAGATACCAGTTCTCCTGATTAAGTGCAGTGGCACTGCTAGGAGCCCAATCTGTAGAATGCTGGTGTAGATTCCAATGTTCACAGAGTTGTAAAGTCACAAGACAGTAGAATAATTTAGACTGGAATAGGCCTCTGGAAGTCATCTGATCCAGTCCCCTGGGAGCTTTGTAGGGGAAGGCACAACATCTTTCTAAGGCCCTTTGTTGTGCTTCAGAATGTGTAATGTTTGTTgcttctgcctggctgctcagCATATCTGGGACAGTGGCTTCCTTTTGTCCCCACTAAGCCTCTCTCCCAAACAGCAGGATCATGGTGTAATAAGGTTTCACGGGCATGTCTGCAAATTGTCAGCTTATCTGCTCTTTACTGACTGAAAGAACCTTGTTCTACTTTGAGCCTAGACCTTAGTGCCTTAAAAGATACTTGTTCTAGCCTTTCATCCAGACTTGAATTTATTTGTAAACTTAAAGAGCTAAATTTATCAAGATTTGTTCTTCCCTACAGGGACTGAGCAAAGTATGACTACTCTCCTTTACACCATGGACCAGAATTTCCTTCAGCTCAAGGAAGCATGGTTTTGGTGAATATATCTTGCCTAGGCCATATATTCTTTTCCATACATTTTATATTCTCCCTTTCCTCTCCGTGCCATGTATCATGTACATGGGGTGCGATAAAGGACTCTGAAGAAGTCTTATAGTCACTTTTTTTACTACTGTCCTTGATCTTTACCCTGACATTTACACCAACCCTGCATGTGTGGTGCATCTGATCTGGAGCTGGATTTTAGGGTTTCCTCAGTTCTCACCCTGAGACTAGAATACAGAATTTCTCTATGCTTTGAGACCAGTTGTGAAGGAGAACTTGTAATTTCTCCTTGGTGAAATTAATCCACTGTTTTAATTTGAAGTGTGCTGGAGAAAGGGAAGCTCTGTGGATGCTGGCTGCTTCCATGGGAAACTGTCTTGCCAGAGGCACTTATTTGATTTAGGAGACTCCAGGTTGGCAAGGAACTTTTGGAGAATCTTGTGAATTATTTTGTAACCCAGAGGCAGTGGAGATTGGCCAGTACCAATGACTGTCTTGCTTAGCTTATTTCCCAGCTGGTGCCACATGGGACCCCTGCtactgtttgtttttaatgtcCTAATTACTGATGTGCTTATGTTTTTCCCTGGAAGACTTGGAGAGACTTTCACTTTGTccacctccttttttttcttttctttggcaaATGATGGGAAATATCACACTTTGAACAAATGGTCCTAGTTGGATATCCAGTGCAGTAGGTGGTCAACCCAGGGCTATTCCAGGGTGCTCATCTTCCTACAGTTCCTTGGCTGAACATGCTTATTCGTAATTCCTGCCTATGGATATAAAGCAGGAGGACCAAGGAGCTTCTCTGGTTGACTTTGTTTCAGCACTGGAGGCCTACTTTTTGAATATAGAGGGTCTCTTTGCCCACAGCTGATGGCTATCAAaaccatttttttaaagagctaAAAGAGTAATGTTTGAAGTCGAGAAAGGAGGGCTGTAATTAACATAGTACTTGTCTGCATTAGGTCCAGACTGAACAATGTGAATTGACCCTTGAGTCACATTTGAAATGCAGGGAATTGTGTTTGTAGAGCTTGCAAAGCTAGGATCACTCTTGAATCTATCAGCCACTGTCTGTGgatcattttttttctaattttatgaTGTGCTTAGGATTTTATGAACTACCTTTTTGTATGATGGACTGGTATTTTTATTAGTTAAGAGGCATTTATGATGACTGCAATGACAGAAAATTATATGGGGCTGCTTCTTCTAAAACTAGCAACAGTTTTGACATTAGCTTTACCCTCTGCTGACTTTTAGCAGATAGCCAGGGCCCTGCAGATTCTACCCTTGGAAGCTGAATTGGTGACTTGGAATTTGATTCTCTCCTTATACCTCCAGTAGGTTCATACATCATGCAAGATAACTTCTTCCTGTCCTAGGCCAAATGTCCAGGTTTCAGGAAAGGGCTGTCCTTTTCTCCATCAAAGAGTAGAGGCTATTTGAAACCTGTGGTGACATCCCAAGATAGTTGCATGGAAGGAGTTCACTTTCCTTTGCATTCAAGTGTGTACAAGCCAACACATATCCAGCAAGTTTTCCCAAGAGCAAGAAGCCACTCACACTGCAAGAAAACCAAGATGACTCTCTGTaacaggagcagctgctgcagctgctggagtaAGAGCACACTAACAGCAGAGGTGGTGCTTTCTAATCTACACCTATGAAGGAGTCCTCCATCTTTATTTGTTCCTCCAGTCCCCATAATTGAGCTAGGGTGACTAATTGTAGATTGTGAACACAGTTCACAAATTGTGAAATAGGAAAGGTTTTATCTATATCATActtgttttcctcttcagtTACTTTGTTCATGTTTATAGAAACATTAAACAAAACTCTTCAGGGAAAATTTATTGTATCTCTGTGTTAATTCTGTAATTTCTTAAATTGTGACAGAAGCAGATTGGGTGATCCAGCAGGGAAGCAGAAATGATACCAGGCTAACTGGTCTGCAGACCACTGTGGTTCATAAAGCACCAGTTGGTGGGCTGTGAAATAACGACAAAGGAAATCTGTCTTTGAGTGCTTTACAGCTACAAGCAGACAGAAAAGTGGGAAGGAAATAGGCTTAGCTTTAGATgcttatttctgattttaattgGCTATAAATGAAACCCATTGTGGCAGCATTGCACAATACAATATGGACCCTTTTCCAGTAAGATCACAGGGTCTTTGACTTtttaagagagagagagaactgAGCAGCTCCAATACAGCACACTGAAAGAAATAACAGTAGGAAATATCCTAGCCTCATTCTTTCTACATTGCAATTTATTCATGCTTCATTTTTTAGCCATTCCAGAGAGCTGATGTTCATATGTCACCTCATTCGTGATGGAAAAAGTTGAATATTTCACATATGGGAGTTATTGCTATTCTAAACTTTTGTTCTTCCATTCTTGTTGAAAGAACAAGGAATATACCTTACGCTCAAAGAATGAATCTTCTGTCTCAGATAAAGTGCCTTCATAGCCACCAGTGTTACCCtagtttaaaataatgtaatgaGTAAGTGACCATGCCACACAGGGCCAGATAAGGTCACCCATGCTACAGTCAGCTGCTTTCTACCTCAGACAAGAGATGCATAAGAGAGATAAAGAATCGTGTAATTTTTCTTTGATTAAGAAAATACTTGCAATATCTGGCTTTCTTGCTTATTTGCAGAGCGCCCTGCCATTCTGGAATGCCTTTCCAGGAATGGGGGCAAGGGCTGCTTCTGTGCAATCATTGATCTGGTCTTGGCAAGTTCCCATTTGGCGCTAGAAAGTGCTGAAACACCCAGTTGCTATCTCTGTGATTGTATTCATGATAGCACTGCCTAAAGTTAGGCTGACTTCAGGGCCGGGGAACTTGCCATGTGTGATAACAGCCACAATGCAAAGCTCTTCAGCAGCATGAATCACCACACAGGGCAGCTAAGTCCCTTCTGTTACTACCTCCTGCGGCACATCAGTTTAAAACACCCACTCAGAGCCTTCCATTTGTTGACCTGacataagaaataaaatgaggttATCTTAAATTAACCCCTCCAAGTAATGACTGCTCATTCCTGTTTCTGCTAAGTGTAATGCCTATGATGTGCCTTGTGCTGGTCTTCTGAATGTTATTCCAGCTGTTAAAGAAGATTATAAATGTGTAGATTCTCTTCAATGACTGTAAAATATATAATTGAAATATAAGAGAACTTTCAACCAGTTGCTCTAGTGTGTTCTTCCTCATCCATAAATTGCTTTTTAGTGTATGCACCAAAAGTGGAACTGAAAAGTCTCTGTTCTTATTTCTCGAGTTAACCTTTTTACACATCAGTAAGAatcttctgttatttttttggACAAAAATTCAAAATGGTTTGCttgtatgtggggtttttttttccttattttgtgAGACTTtttctaatttgtttttctaagaaaaaagaTCATTTGGATAAATACCTAGAGAGTGGGAAAATGTCTGGAAACCACTGGCAGCCCTCTTCAATTATGTGACTCATTGTAGCTTGGCTGCCATGTCTGTAAAATGAGAGCACTTACTGTTTGGTTCTAAAGCACTTGGAGCACCATGAGAGGAAAAGTCCTCTAGAAATCTTGTTTGGTTGATAAATGAAGGTACTGGTTGAGCTTTCGCACTTCCCACATGTGAGAGTCACCTAATAAATAATTGGTCAGCATAAGAATGGAAATCTGTTGAGTCTCACACAGTGGGCTTAATTTCTGTCTTCCCATTCCCCCCAGCTGATGCCCTTTGTAGTTCAGTGTTGCAGCCTTTCTGTCTCTCACCCCTGGCTGCATGTGCCAAACACAGGTGACAGGACATACTGGAGACCCAAGAGGCTCTTGGAAAATGAGTTATGGGAAAACATTCCCTACAGCAGCAATGCAGCCACTTTCTgactggggctggggagccTCGGGAGATGTTACCAGAGAATCTtaagaatggtttgtgttggaagggaccttacaaGATCATCTCATCCACCATGCCCTGCCTTAGGCAGGGATATCTTCTGCTAGACCatgttgctcaaagccccatgcagcctggccttgagtACTTCCAGTGTTCACAACTTCTCTgaacaacctgttccagtgtctcactaccctcacagtaaagaattctTCCTTGAATCCagtctaaatctaccctctttcaaTTTAAACCTGTTTCCCTTTCTCCTGTCAATACAAGCCTTGGTCGAGTCTTTGTGTTTCTTAGAAGAACCTTTTAAGTATTGAAAAGCTGCAGTAAGATCTCCCTGGAAccttctctccaggctgaacagccccagttCTTTCAGCCTTTCCCCGTGGGAGAGGTGTTCCAACCCCAAGATCATTTTTGTGCTCCTCTGGATCTGTTCTAACGGCTCTGTGTTTCTTGGGCTGGAGATCCTGTAGCTGGATGTTCCTCCTGGTAagttcacagaattcacagaatgtctaggttggaagagaccttaaaggtcatcgagtccaacccataGTTTTGACAGCTATCTCAGGTGTATTCTCGTCTAGCCAGCCTGTGCAAAAAGAGTCAGTCACGGGGAAAGAAGCGTGAGAGGGGTGCACACCTTTGTGCACCGTTTGGTTAATGCATTTGCTGCAAATGGATAGGAAACTGGTGAAGCAGCTGCAGGTAAGTGCCAACAGTCAGAGCAATGGGGTTAGAACATAGGAAGAGTGGGAGCAAAATGTAGCCCAGCTCTAGCTTCTATTTATGTGGAGTTTGGTCAGTTTATGAAAGGGGCCTCTATGACATGGTTGCCTGCAAAAGTAGGGGGCTCAGTGACCCAGAAGCTCCCTTCCACATCTCTTGGGCTCAGGTCAGACTGACCCTCCATTACCAAATCTCAATAACAGGTCCAGAGTCCTCCACAGCTTCTTGCCTGTCCCACTGAGCTGGATGTGCTTGCAAAAGAGCAAATGGGGAAACAAAGCAGGACCTTTGACCCCTTGCTACCACTATATTAGCTCTGCATAAATGCCGGGGTCTCAGATGAGCACCTACCTCAGCTTGGGCCTGAGAAAGAAAGCAGGACAGGTAAGAGCTGAACTCTGTTCTGGGTGGCTTGGACTGGTGTATCTAGCTCATAGACAAGTGAGTGGAGGTAGTCTTCTATTTTGCCCCATCTCCTACTGCGAACCAAAGTGTGAGCCCTTCTCATGCTCCACAGCCAGGAATGGTGCTGAAATAGAGGAGGGTGGGGGTACCTGGGGTCACCTGCTCCGAAGCTGAGTGATGGATGCTCCATAAGACACTCATAGGAGGGTCAGGCCCATGGTGGGGAATTGCAGAATTTCAGTGTTGGGAGATACATTACCTTTTCTCAGTTGCCTTCACCACAGGGACTGCGGGTTCTAAAGCAGGTAAGAGCACCTGTTCATGCTCCTGGGAAGCAAATTTCTACCTTTTGTGTACACAGAGAAAAACTGGCTCTGGGATTAAAAATCAAGGAAGGGTAATAAAGGAGCAACTGTGCAAACATCTAGAGAACTGGGTGGTAGCTTTTGGAGGTAATCTgcacaaaaggaaataaaaatgaatggaAATCTCCTTAGTGGGGGATAAGACAGAACATTGACTTGTAACCACCTGGTACAGGATTTAGCAAAGCATTCACATATAATAGACTTTCAGCCTATTTTGCCTTTGCAATTCCTCTGTTCAACATTTTCTTCATGTTGCTCTGAGTGATGCAGCCCTCTAATTAGGGGCATAAAtcaattttaatttataaacaCCTTTTTAAGTGCAGTGTGTTTGAAAGCCTTTTTAGATGTAATGTTGTATTTTTCAGTGTACCTAGTAGTAAAATTTTCAATTCTCCAATTCTgactttttaaaagacaaagtAAAGGAAGTCAGATGAAGCTAAATTATGTATTTGCTCACTTTTGGGAACTTGTTCTGCTTAGGCTACTGTCTGCTGCAGAGTGAAAAAGACAAGGGAACCTAGTTAGCTACTTGGGACTTTCCTCAACTAAAGCAAGACAAAGTACTCAGATCACTGGGTCACTAAGATGATCTTTGTGTGTGATGTACTAACTAGCACAATGTTCTTTAGAGCAATTTagcaaaacaaatcaaactAAGAAATCCCACAATATTAATTTTTCGGTTGTACTTAAGCATGTAGGAAACCTATTCTGACTTCTGGTACTTTTACTGGTTTGCTCAGTGCTGAAATGGGATATTAGTTCTCATATAAAAGAGCTAGCTTTAACTGCCCATATTTCTTTGAGCTCTGAAAGTTATTATTGTGGATATTTGCGAATATACAAAGAAAAGGACAACAATTTTATACTGCCTTTTCCTCACTTCTTCAGAGGAAATGCATGTGATCTTTCTGTTCTTGTCTTCATTTATTGGTTAGGTTTGTTGCAAAAATCTGGTGTTTAACCaacatgttttatttctctgaaaaaaacccaaacactgtATGCTGATTCCTGCAGGTCTCTCTGTGTAGAGAGCAGAACTGGTACTCAAACCATGCTGCAGTCCAGGGCATTGGTGATAGCTCTGATTCTGCTCCTTAGCACCACTCTCCCTGGTAAGTCTGAAAAGCTTTGCTGTTTGCCTGAGACAAAGCTCAGATCTACAGGTTCTCATGCATCGTGAAGTAAGACTGAAACCAAGTATTTCAGTTGAAGACCAAGAATACACTGTGCTTGGCAGCATGAAACAAGTCAGTAGAGACCTGGCATGAAAACTGCCCATACTTGGTGCAAATACTCTGCCATGGAAGGCCTATGACTTACATACCCATGACTGTGTGAAGAAGGGGTGCTGAATGCGGTAGAGCAAATTCTGGGAGAGTTTCTAAATCTCAAAATTTCAAATCTCTTCCCCTGCACCTGGGGGAAGATACCGGAGACACAAGAGACATGAGAAGCCTCATggggttttgcctttttttctcagAAGTGCAGTCAAAGTCCATCTTTGAGAAAGACCGTCGTGAGTTGCTGGCCATCCCTGAGACTATTGCATCTTACGTCTATGAAGCTGTGAACAAGGTGTCCCCTAAAGTCAGTCAGTTCTTGTTGGATACTGTCCAGAGTCCAACAGTTATTGCGGCCAGGTATGGAAAGCTCTGTATTAACATTCCAACAGCCATGTGtgaaaagggagagggaggtGTGGGAGAAAGAACAGATTCTTCAGCTATCTCTGTGGGGAGATCTGAGGGGAAATTAATCAGCAACCAAAGCCTGATGTACCAAGGGAGCGAGGTGGTGGAAGGGAGGGTGAGGTGATATGGTCTGCTGGTGAAAGCTCTTCCCAGGGAGGCACACTGTACATTACAGTGTTCACAGGGATGGGAGATACTGCTCTTTATCCATGGGTAGTGAGGGAGGAGGCTGCTGGCTGGTGGGGAATCAGCTCCTTTGGAAgggtgctgcagtgctgtgaggGGCTGAGTACTCAGTGTGCCAGGATCACTTGGTGCAAATCACAGACCTGGCTCTAGCTGTGCATATGTCTCGCTCAAGGTAGAGGAATGAGTTTCCtcacaaaaggaaaagcatGATCACCCTAGAGACAGTTTCATGTAACTCATGGCACACACGTACTGTCTATTCCTGTCTTCTGAGGAAAGCCCCTCTAGGACTGCTGGGGAGCTCTGCACTCTCAGTGACAGGCAGAGTGGTAACTACAGCAGATGGGGATTACCTTCACATATTTGTGTATTTTACCACATACTCTGTTGTCTCCTGCAGACAGAGAATCGCCAAAGAAGCAACTAAAGTCAGTATAATGTTTGAACAGCTGgttgaaaaaataaagaaccTGTGGTACACAAGAGTCCTAGGCTATTAGCCAAATGAAGACAAGTCAGTGTTTCCTGATGTGTGTAACACCCTGCAGTGTCCTCTTTCCCCCTGCCCCTCCTATGGACCAAGATCAGTCAATAAGACAGAATCGATGCTCCTCTTAATGCCACTAGAGGGAACCCACCTTCAAAGACCAAAAGATGGAAGGCATCTGCTGAAGGCATCTGCTGAAGCCTccccagaaaaaaatcaagcgGCTGGGCATGGGGAAGGCAATATAGAGATTGTAGAGTTCTTCTGTAGCCAAATCTTGAAAATTAATTCTTCCTGAATGGCTTGGTCATTGCCCctctaataaaaaaaatgttggttGTTACACTTCCTTAAGTTTCTTGTTTGTATTGACCATTATGGAATCTGACTCACCTTGGCATCCCATTCTGCTGAGAATGTAGCTGTGATTCACAAGAAGATTTTGCAGGCAATGCTAACAAACCTTGAGTGTTCAGGCGCTTTAAACTAAGCTCATACTCTTTTTAGGTGAAGGAGGCACTACCTGAGCATCTTTCAGATTAGCCACAATTGATTGTGCAACTGATCGTGCTCCTTGGCTAGGTAGGAAGCAAGTAGGTGCTCCTGTATGATGTGTCTGAAGATTTCAGATAATTTGGGAAAACAAGTGCAAGTAAATTGAACTGTCCATTAACCTAAACAGGACTTTGGAAGTGTGTCTCATTGGCCAGACAGAGATGCTACTGAATGAGTTTTTGCAAAGGAGAAATGAGTGGAAAATTTCTCATCTTGACCAGTTTATGAGAGGACACCTATGCCCAGCACTGTGTATGAAGACCTGGCAGGTCCTCATCAGTCCCGTGTAACTGCATCAGCCCAGATGCCCAGACTGGACAAAGAAATCCATCTTCTTTCTCATTAAGCAAGCAGAAGCAAGTCGGCAATTTTTCTGAAATCACAGTGGGAGACTGTGGCATAGGCTAAAGCAAGCccattattttgttgttttgtttctttattatCAGTCAGATTAGCAATAAGCTTGCACTTAACCACTTGCCTGGAATAAAATCCcctcattttccattttctttgtcccagcagctcctttttACCATGTGCAATCCTAATGAAATCAGTGTCCCCAAGCAGAGCAGCAAGTTCTTCCATCTGTGGTGAAGCCACCACAGATGGAAgttctgcagagatgttttgCATGTTTATTCATTGCTGCTCCTATTCTTTAGACAGTTTGTGCTTTTCTGGCCACAATGAACAAACATGCATATGTATTATTTAAATGGACCAGTATTTAGGAGGAGGTTCAGAAAAGCAGATGTTTTGgctgataaaaatatttaccaCATGAAAAAGCTAGGTCCTTTAGCTCTTTTGCTATAGAGATGACTTCCTGCTTGTTTCCCATGTGTCTCttcaatctttttttccctcctaaaTATAACACTTAAAAGGAGAAGCCCTGCAACTAAAATTCTCTCTTGTCCCAAGGAATAATTCAGCATTCTGAACTTCCTCAGAATAGAGCTTGTACTGGCATTTCAAAAgtatttctttctgaaagagTGAAAGTCATGAGTATATGAAAGAGCCTGAATATTCTCTTAAGAATTTGGTGTCCTGGAAATCAGCGCTTCAGCCTTTTCAATCTACTTGTATAAAAAGAGTAGGAAAAAGTTTGGAAAGTATAGGGGTCCTCATGTAGCATTTTGAGCCTGTTGTGTGACTTCACCAATGCAACCCAGTGGCATTTCTATATTGCATCactgcacagctggagcagcacagtAGCTGGTATGAATTCTGTGCTAAAATGTAACAAAGTTGACATTTTGTTAAATGCACTTAATTTTATCCATTTGCTTTTTTGCAATGTAACCTCCAGAAAATCCAAGCCAGACCAATCCTGAGCAGCAGTT carries:
- the LOC137466440 gene encoding apovitellenin-1-like, coding for MLQSRALVIALILLLSTTLPEVQSKSIFEKDRRELLAIPETIASYVYEAVNKVSPKVSQFLLDTVQSPTVIAARQRIAKEATKVSIMFEQLVEKIKNLWYTRVLGY